A window of Melopsittacus undulatus isolate bMelUnd1 chromosome 10, bMelUnd1.mat.Z, whole genome shotgun sequence genomic DNA:
AGATTAAAAACCCTCAGATTTTGATCCATATGACCAGTTGCTGCTCTATAATGCTGCACCTGAGTTGAACTACAGCTAAACATACTAGAAACAAATTATACATTTCCAGAACAACTTACTTTCATTTTAGCTTCAATCCACTTCATATTAGTGGCAGCTGaaacaaaagtgagaaaacagaaTTCTTTATCAAATCAAGTcactgacaggaaaaaagatATAAGCCAGGAAGCTGTTCATATCAATTTTTTACACACAATTTTAGTTCAGAAAGATTCATCCTTGTTACAGCTTTTAGGGTTCACTGCCTTGAAGCCAGACTTCCTtcatggaattttatttttatttagaaaagctTATGTTTCAAATGAACACCTAGATGAAGCACTGCACGCATTTAAGCTATTTTCTAGATCAACTGTTACTACCTACAGCCTGCAGGACCATCAGAAGTGGGATACACCTGGTTTGAGGAATCATAGTGCCAGTgcagaattttcttctgaaagcaatGTTAAGGATACACAAGGCCTGGAAAGGACAAAGTGACAACACTGCCCCCTGATCTAAGGGTATGTAGAAGCACTGTTCCAGAccacagaaattatattttgtaaTACAATTTCAATGTTGTGTAAACCCTGCACTGGCTCAAGTCTGTTCTCCAGCTGTAGACAGGAAGTGAAACAGTATGCAAAGTCTGTAGACAGGACACTGGTTCATTTGGCAGTTCATTACTTATTGTCTGGGTTCAGATTACTTGTAAAGATAGCTATCAAACAGTGTTTGAATGTTGATTATGCAATTCTGCTACTTCAAGCACTTGTTTGTTTGTACAAAGTCACACTTAGTGTAATGTTGAGCTTTATACTGTGATTAGAGCCATTCATATGAACAATGTGGtgtttttttacataaaattacTACTTTTCTATAATAGCATTAATAGCTATTTGAACATTCCTGCTAAATGTTAATACTCAACATTCATATATTGATTTAGATCTTGTGATTCACTCtaaaaagcaatacaaaaaaTTCCCTCCTGGAGTCTCGCTCTGACAATTTACAATAAAATCTTAAGTATTGAATATAAAACTTACACCAAATTACAATATCATAATCCTCATATGCAGATGTCAGGAATTCATGAAGGTATGGCCTCATCAGTTCTACCCCAGTTTCAGCACATGATCTGTGATCTAAATAGAATGCAATAGATAAGCAATCCATTATTAAAGTTTAGGTTAAGTTATGAAAGTTCACTCTTACTTCCCCATCTATCCAGAAACCTAACGTTTTCATGAAGGAAGCACTGAGGCACtttaaaattatgaagaaaCTCATAGCAAACCACCATTCCCATTTTAAAggtagaaagaagaaagagaggggATATTTATCTTGTAGGTCTTTGATCCTTACAGGTATCTGAAGGCTCAGCTAACAATTAAATTGGAGATCTGTGGGTCTGAGTACCCTTGAAGAGTCAAACCAACTAGTTCATCTGTGCACTCAGAAGAGATATGAAAAGGATTCCTTTAAACCTAGTCCAGTAATTTTGTGAACATATATCAAGCTTATTTCAGACATGCAAACATTGCTTGCTCCAATTAGAAAATTGATGTCTAATTCTGCTAGCAGACCtctaaataaaatgttaaactCAATAATAGGTTGAATATTGATCTCAGATTGTAAACAGATCTCATCAAAAAggaaagctaaagaaaaagaataagacAAGCTTATTACTGCTTATAGTCAAACTGCCGTGACATACCTACATCCCAGAAAATTAAGTCATAAGGAAAATTCTGGCTTCCAAAGAAACCAGTCTGGCGGAATTTTCAAGTAAAACATGTTTTTGTGCATTCAGTACCAACGtggaaataaaatttgaagCTATTCTCCCACGCCCCCCCAAAAAATGGACTTAATCAAGTACAGACAGGGATGTTATAGTATCTCACTGTTACTGTGATGCTCAAGACAAAAGTTGGTCAAGAGAGATTATCTGGATAGAACACTAAATCACTACTTTTTTATGTCTTCTTGCAGCAAGTAAATAGTCACTGCACTAAAATCAACAATATGCGATGATTAAAATGCCCGATGTTTCTTAAAATACGAGCAGAACACCCCAAAAtattacaaaacagaaatgatACAGTACAACACATACCAAGGTTACTGAAGTAGATTTGTGAAGCAAAAACCAAGAAATGTGAACTGGGAAATAAACTGACCTcttaaacaaaacccacaagtaGCATAAAATCTCACCAAATAGTGTATAATCAACATCTAGCACCagcagcttttttccttctctaggaGGGTTCAGAATTTCCACTTTGTATTCTTTAACTCTGCGGGAAATTTTTAGTAGGTTTTCTTCCCTAATGTAACAGTGCAGAAAGTTCCAGTTAATTAAAATGCATAGTGAACATTCAATAACAGGgctgtttttttaatagctaCAATTCCTAACCTGTTTTCTACTTCCACAACTTCCTCTTCAATATCAAAGTCATTGACAACATCATCATTATCAGGAGGTGGCCCAAGGACATCTTCCTAGAAGAGTAATAATAAGAGATAACTAGGattgctgaaggaaaacaacatcGGGTATCAAGTTCCTATTACTGCACATTACAGGACAAAAGTACTATTTaaccaaaattatttcatttttttagtgGAAAGAATTAGTGAAATATACCAAAGTTTGTTCAGATTTGAGAAGTCAGTATCATAATAATAGATTTGTACTTCAAATCCAGGACAATACAGGAGTTTCAGGAATACACTGCTAGCAGAGTTCTGCAGaaaagctttatgaaaaaaaataaacaccaacAGAAATCTACTGTAATGCcattttttaactgattttcaATTTTGAATATTCCAATCATCAGAATTAGGAGACCTataggcatttttttcctgtttaagttaataaacaataaatatatttaccaAACTCTCTTCACGAGTGCCCATCATCATAATTTTAGTATTTGGTTTCAACTTGAGAGCTCCAAGCTTAACATCATCATCAGCAGGTTTGCCTataatgcaaacagaaaattgcttcttttttaatgGGGTAGAGAGATTTTAGAAAACTGTTGAAACTTTTCATGGTTAATTGAAACAAACTACCCCTCTAAACACCAGAACACCCCGAGCTGTATTTTCATCTTCTTCCATATACAGACACATTGCTGGTCTGGCTTGCAgcaatttaacttttttttaacatatgttTGCAGCATTTCCTTGTCAGCCATCAAAAAATGACCAGGTAGATGTATCAGTAATAAACTACATCCTGTGATGTATAACATTTCTATGTTCATGTTTGTTCTGGTAGATGACCTGTTAGCATACACATCCGGGCTAGGTTTAAAGACTGTTCATCCTTGAACATTTCAGGCATATCCACAACAAACAGCAAATACGAATAGTTACCCTTCATTTTAAGTCCAAGTAGTTTTTGACGCTCTGGTAACACTCCAGTAAGGCCTTTAAGAGACTGCTTCAGATCCAAGACCGTGTCTTCTTCTGATAGAGAGGTTATTGTATACTCCTGTCCACCCCATTTTATTATGAGAGGGAGAGACATCCTGGAAGCATATGTTcagtattattttctgaaaaatctgctgcaggaggaaaataCAATGATCATGTAAGGAGGAAACAGGAGAACTGCTCTTTTCAGGAGACAAACCATACAGtctatttaaagtatttttgatCTTTCATTATGTTGTACATCAAAGAGATGTTTGTTTTGCATAAGCAGATAATAAACATGTTGATTAAATGCTGAAATGAAGGGAGAAAGAACAGCACTAAAACTGGGACTCTGAGTTCCACTTCAATGTATTTAGCAATGTCACATTCACCATTTGCTCCAGCATATGCTCATTTGCTGTGTGTTCTGTGCAGGTACAGCCTGTTCACTGCATAACCAGCACCCAAGCAGAGTACTGCAGTATcataaaagacatttcaaagcTCAGAAATGTCCTCTGCAATAATTATGCAACTGAACCAGCCACGGCTATCCTCACATGTGTAACAACAAACAGCAAATATGaacaacataaaatatataaaccAATAAACACAGTTCTGAAGCCAACAGTTCATTTTTAGCACTGGTTTTCTCTGATCACTTTCACTGTGCAATACCTGCAGTAATACACACCCCAGGTCACATCTCACTGTAGCAATATCAAAGTAGGagtttgaaaacaaagccaaaatacACACCTACACAATGCATTACACTGTAAGAACTGCACTTTCATTGCAGTGCTGACAAAACAACCATAATTATACAGTAACTTACACAGCACCATTTATACAAACTGTATTTAATAGTTTAGTCCTATGttaaacacagcagaaaagcaagTTTTCTAGCtttatgcagaagaaaaaaaaatgttttttctattGAAGCCTGGAAACAGAATCAAGGAGATAGAAAGGTACAAAAAGGCTGTTACAGACTGTCAACGGATGCAGAAAAGGCCTCTGCACCACTAATGGTGAGATTGTCCTTAAAAGACTGGTATTCAAGAACAAGAGAGAGCACACTTGTAGAAAAACAACTGTGAGGCTATCAGCCTTCAAAGAATGCATTACACCAAGAAATACAGGTTTGGCAATTCTGAAAAATCTCAGAATCCAAATCCAAAAacctgatttctttctctctctagCATTGTATTCTCAGATGTTACCTGCTCTCTGACAAAATACTTCTCATTCATACAGTACAGCCTATTAGAAATGAACAAGTAATAACTCAAGTGTATCCATGAAGCTCAGAACAGATGAGAAACAGATGGCTAGATAAAACCTGCTTGCTGAGGACACTACAAGCCACAACTCTACACTATTTCTTCTAAGAGCCTTGAAAACAAGTTGAAAACTggtaacagaaaaattaatttttttctcattccctcttcccccccccagtaTTCCCAACTCAGAAAGGGACCTGGTATTACCTGGTGAAAAAACACTCATGAAAAAAGGGTCCTAGAAGTACCAAGAAATTCATCTGAGGTTCAGACTGCAAAGCATCAGGCAAGTTGATCATCATAAGTTACCCCTCTCCACAATCCTTAGACTAAGTTTATACAAGAAGAGTTTACTGTCTGTTTTCTCACTGGTACCACACACCTCAAATCATTCTGCAAGAAAATGCACACGGCAAGAACTGTGAGAAAACTTCTCAAGTCTCTGTCCAGTGCTAAATTGAAAAGATCATCCCTCCAAAGGTGACCACCTGCCCAACACCTGTCCTTAATGAATTACAGTCCTATTGGGATAAACATTATCAGCAACACCAAGCAGAAATGATACCTCTATTCAATGCCAAAATGCTAAGGGACTAAATGTGATCACCAGAATCGATGATTAGAGGAAAATAGATGAGGAACGGAGAAAGACACGGGGATTTCCAAAGTTTCTAACATCGAGGATGGATGCAATGCAAAACTGAAGTTCGGTTTGGTTAACTACATCTTCAGAGCCCTTACCACCAACAGCCTGCCGGCTGGAAGGTCATTGGGTCAGAGAAAGTGTTAAAGTTATGTTGCTGTGGTTAAATTGTTGCGTTACGCCACTTGTCTTGGaatatttaaaagagaaacatcCGCATCTTTCAGTTTCACTAAGCAACATCAAACATAACCATAA
This region includes:
- the UBLCP1 gene encoding ubiquitin-like domain-containing CTD phosphatase 1, with amino-acid sequence MSLPLIIKWGGQEYTITSLSEEDTVLDLKQSLKGLTGVLPERQKLLGLKMKGKPADDDVKLGALKLKPNTKIMMMGTREESLEDVLGPPPDNDDVVNDFDIEEEVVEVENREENLLKISRRVKEYKVEILNPPREGKKLLVLDVDYTLFDHRSCAETGVELMRPYLHEFLTSAYEDYDIVIWSATNMKWIEAKMKELGVSTNANYKITFMLDSAAMITVHTPRRGLIDVKPLGVIWGKFSEYYSKKNTIMFDDIGRNFLMNPQNGLKIRPFMKAHLNRDKDKELLKLTQYLKEIAKLDDFLELNHKHWERYLSKKQGQ